Proteins from a single region of Orcinus orca chromosome 20, mOrcOrc1.1, whole genome shotgun sequence:
- the RPL18 gene encoding 60S ribosomal protein L18 isoform X1, producing MGVDIRHNKDRKVRRKEPKSQDIYLRLLVKLYRFLARRTNSTFNQVVLKRLFMSRSNRPPLSLSRMIRKMKLPGREGKTAVVVGTITDDVRVQEVPKLKVCALRVSSRARSRILKAGGKILTFDQLALDSPKGCGTVLLSDQPEPPLPSLPQVLARAERCTGISAKPQEPRIATPNPMYAPRAGSSSAPEADGPAVATRTNPRSYLVIKKILDANGLLCIIGERGWGRERIRTGSENAFVWGNGCHAPFWGDQPLE from the exons ATG GGAGTTGACATCCGCCACAACAAGGACCGAAAGGTTCGACGCAAGGAGCCCAAGAGCCAGGACATCTACTTAAGGCTGTTGGTCAAG CTGTACAGGTTTCTGGCCAGGCGAACCAACTCCACCTTCAATCAAGTTGTGCTGAAGAGGTTGTTCATGAGTCGCAGCAACCGGCCACCTCTGTCCCTTTCCCGGATG ATTCGGAAGATGAAGCTTCCTGGCCGGGAAGGCAAAACGGCTGTGGTGGTGGGGACTATAACGGACGACGTGCGTGTCCAGGAGGTGCCCAAACTGAAG GTGTGTGCTCTTCGAGTGAGCAGCCGCGCCCGGAGCCGCATCCTCAAGGCGGGGGGCAAGATCCTCACCTTCGACCAGTTGGCGCTGGACTCGCCCAAGGGCTGTGGCACTGTCCTCCTGTCTG ATCAGCCTGAGCCAccgcttccttcccttccccaggtcCTCGCAAGGGCCGAGAGGTGTACCGGCATTTCGGCAAAGCCCCAGGAACCCCGCATAGCCACACCAA ACCCTATGTACGCTCCAAGGGCCGGAAGTTCGAGCGCGCCAGAGGCCGACGGGCCAGCCGTGGCTACAAGAACTAACCCCAGATCCTACCTTGTTATTAAAAAGATTTTGGATGCTAATGGCCTTTTGTGTATTATTGGGGaacggggttgggggagggagaggatcaGAACCGGCAGTGAGAACGCCTTTGTTTGGGGGAATGGTTGCCATGCCCCTTTCTGGGGAGACCAGCCTTTGGAGTGA
- the RPL18 gene encoding 60S ribosomal protein L18 isoform X3 produces the protein MGVDIRHNKDRKVRRKEPKSQDIYLRLLVKLYRFLARRTNSTFNQVVLKRLFMSRSNRPPLSLSRMIRKMKLPGREGKTAVVVGTITDDVRVQEVPKLKVCALRVSSRARSRILKAGGKILTFDQLALDSPKGCGTVLLSGPRKGREVYRHFGKAPGTPHSHTKPYVRSKGRKFERARGRRASRGYKN, from the exons ATG GGAGTTGACATCCGCCACAACAAGGACCGAAAGGTTCGACGCAAGGAGCCCAAGAGCCAGGACATCTACTTAAGGCTGTTGGTCAAG CTGTACAGGTTTCTGGCCAGGCGAACCAACTCCACCTTCAATCAAGTTGTGCTGAAGAGGTTGTTCATGAGTCGCAGCAACCGGCCACCTCTGTCCCTTTCCCGGATG ATTCGGAAGATGAAGCTTCCTGGCCGGGAAGGCAAAACGGCTGTGGTGGTGGGGACTATAACGGACGACGTGCGTGTCCAGGAGGTGCCCAAACTGAAG GTGTGTGCTCTTCGAGTGAGCAGCCGCGCCCGGAGCCGCATCCTCAAGGCGGGGGGCAAGATCCTCACCTTCGACCAGTTGGCGCTGGACTCGCCCAAGGGCTGTGGCACTGTCCTCCTGTCTG gtcCTCGCAAGGGCCGAGAGGTGTACCGGCATTTCGGCAAAGCCCCAGGAACCCCGCATAGCCACACCAA ACCCTATGTACGCTCCAAGGGCCGGAAGTTCGAGCGCGCCAGAGGCCGACGGGCCAGCCGTGGCTACAAGAACTAA
- the RPL18 gene encoding 60S ribosomal protein L18 isoform X2, with protein MTGVTVPGVDIRHNKDRKVRRKEPKSQDIYLRLLVKLYRFLARRTNSTFNQVVLKRLFMSRSNRPPLSLSRMIRKMKLPGREGKTAVVVGTITDDVRVQEVPKLKVCALRVSSRARSRILKAGGKILTFDQLALDSPKGCGTVLLSGPRKGREVYRHFGKAPGTPHSHTKPYVRSKGRKFERARGRRASRGYKN; from the exons atGACCGGGGTCACAGTGCCA GGAGTTGACATCCGCCACAACAAGGACCGAAAGGTTCGACGCAAGGAGCCCAAGAGCCAGGACATCTACTTAAGGCTGTTGGTCAAG CTGTACAGGTTTCTGGCCAGGCGAACCAACTCCACCTTCAATCAAGTTGTGCTGAAGAGGTTGTTCATGAGTCGCAGCAACCGGCCACCTCTGTCCCTTTCCCGGATG ATTCGGAAGATGAAGCTTCCTGGCCGGGAAGGCAAAACGGCTGTGGTGGTGGGGACTATAACGGACGACGTGCGTGTCCAGGAGGTGCCCAAACTGAAG GTGTGTGCTCTTCGAGTGAGCAGCCGCGCCCGGAGCCGCATCCTCAAGGCGGGGGGCAAGATCCTCACCTTCGACCAGTTGGCGCTGGACTCGCCCAAGGGCTGTGGCACTGTCCTCCTGTCTG gtcCTCGCAAGGGCCGAGAGGTGTACCGGCATTTCGGCAAAGCCCCAGGAACCCCGCATAGCCACACCAA ACCCTATGTACGCTCCAAGGGCCGGAAGTTCGAGCGCGCCAGAGGCCGACGGGCCAGCCGTGGCTACAAGAACTAA
- the SPHK2 gene encoding sphingosine kinase 2 isoform X1, with translation MNGHLEAEEQQDQRPEQDLTWSWGHRPRSALDRVKAMAPPPPLPLTPSTPLLHGEFGSYPARGPRFALTLTPQALHIQRLRPKPEARPRGGLVLLAEVSGCCTLRSRSPSDSAAYFCIYTYPRGRRGGRRRAARTFRADGAATYEENRAEAQRWATALTCLLRGLPLPGDGEIAPDLLPRPPRLLLLVNPFGGRGLAWQWCKNHVLPMISEAGLSFNLIQTERHNHARELVQGLSLSEWDGIVTVSGDGLLYEVLNGLLERPDWEEAVKTPVGILPCGSGNALAGAVNQHGGFEPALGIDLLLNCSLLLCRGGSHPLDLLSVTLASGSRCFSFLSVAWGFVSDVDIQSERFRALGSARFTLGTVLGLATLHTYRGRLSYLPATVEPASPAPAHGLPRAKSELTLAPGPAPPVAHSPLHRSVSDLPLPLPQPALTSPGSPEPLPILSLNGGGPELAGDWGGAGDAPLSPDPLLPSPPGSPKAAQLSPITEGASEMPASSGLPPPTPDARVAISAGGPPDHLLPPLGAPLPPGWVTMEGDFVLILAISPSHLGADLVAAPHARFDDGLVHLCWVRGGISRAALLRLFLAMERGSHFSLGCPQLGYAAARAFRLEPLTPRGVLTVDGEQVEYGPLQAQVHPGLGTLLTGPSGCPGREP, from the exons ATGAATGGACACCTTGAAGCAGAGGAGCAGCAGGACCAG aggcCAGAGCAGGACCTGACCTGGAGCTGGGGCCACAGGCCTAGGAGCGCCCTGGACAGGGTCAAGGCCATGGCCCCCCCACCGCCACTGCCATTGACCCCCAGCACCCCACTCCTGCATGGCGAGTTTGGCTCCTACCCAGCCCGAGGCCCACGCTTCGCCCTCACTCTCACACCACAAGCCCTGCACATACAACGGCTGCGGCCAAAGCCTGAAGCCCGGCCCCGGGGTGGCCTGGTCCTGCTGGCTGAGGTCTCAGGCTGCTGCACCCTGCGGAGCCGAAGCCCCTCGGACTCAGCAGCCTACTTCTGCATCTACACCTACCCGAGGGGCCGGCGGGGGGGCCGGCGCAGAGCTGCACGCACCTTCCGGGCCGACGGGGCGGCCACCTACGAGGAGAACCGTGCTGAGGCCCAGCGCTGGGCCACTGCCCTCACGTGTCTGCTCCGCGGACTGCCACTACCTGGGGACGGGG AAATCGCCCCCGACCTTCTGCCAAGGCCTCCCCGATTGCTCCTATTGGTCAATCCCTttggggggcggggcctggcctGGCAGTGGTGTAAGAACCATGTGCTGCCCATGATCTCTGAAGCGGGGCTGTCCTTCAACCTCATCCAGACAG AACGACATAACCATGCCCGGGAGCTGGTCCAGGGGTTGAGCCTGAGCGAGTGGGATGGCATCGTCACCGTCTCCGGAGATGGGCTGCTGTATGAG GTACTGAATGGACTCCTAGAACGCCCCGACTGGGAAGAGGCCGTGAAGACCCCCGTGGGCATCCTCCCCTGTGGCTCGGGCAACGCACTGGCAGGAGCCGTGAACCAGCACGGGGG GTTTGAGCCGGCCCTGGGCATTGACCTGCTGCTCAACTGCTCCTTGCTGCTCTGCCGGGGTGGCAGCCACCCGCTGGACCTGCTCTCCGTCACTCTGGCCTCCGGCTCCCGCTGTTTCTCCTTCCTGTCTGTGGCCTGGGGCTTTGTGTCAGATGTGGACATCCAGAGCGAGCGTTTCAGGGCCCTGGGCAGTGCTCGCTTCACGCTGGGCACGGTCCTGGGCCTCGCCACACTGCACACCTACCGCGGCCGCCTCTCCTACCTCCCTGCCACGGTGGAGCCCGCCTCACCCGCCCCTGCCCATGGCCTGCCACGTGCCAAGTCAGAGCTGACCCTAGCCCCCGGCCCAGCTCCACCCGTGGCCCACTCACCCCTGCACCGCTCAGTGTCtgacctgcccctgcccctgcctcagCCTGCCCTGACCTCCCCTGGCTCACCTGAACCCCTGCCCATCCTGTCCCTCAACGGTGGGGGCCCAGAGCTGGCTGGGGACTGGGGTGGGGCCGGGGATGCTCCACTGTCCCCAGACCCACTGCTGCCCTCGCCGCCTGGCTCCCCCAAGGCAGCTCAACTCTCACCCATCACCGAGGGGGCCTCAGAAATGCCAGCATCTTCTgggctcccacctcccacccctgatGCCCGGGTAGCCATCTCTGCTGGGGGCCCACCTGACCACCTGCTCCCTCCTCTAGGCGCTCCACTACCCCCAGGCTGGGTGACAATGGAGGGGGACTTTGTGCTTATTTTGGCCATCTCACCCAGTCACCTGGGGGCTGACCTAGTGGCAGCGCCCCACGCGCGCTTTGACGACGGCCTGGTGCACCTGTGCTGGGTGCGCGGTGGCATCTCACGGGCGGCGCTCCTGCGCCTGTTTCTGGCCATGGAGCGCGGTAGCCACTTCAGCCTGGGCTGTCCGCAGCTGGGCTACGCTGCGGCTCGTGCCTTCCGCCTTGAGCCGCTCACGCCCCGCGGCGTGCTCACGGTGGACGGGGAGCAGGTGGAGTATGGGCCATTGCAGGCGCAGGTGCATCCCGGCCTCGGTACTCTGCTCACGGGTCCTTCAGGCTGCCCTGGGCGGGAGCCTTAA
- the SPHK2 gene encoding sphingosine kinase 2 isoform X2: MKTQRPEQDLTWSWGHRPRSALDRVKAMAPPPPLPLTPSTPLLHGEFGSYPARGPRFALTLTPQALHIQRLRPKPEARPRGGLVLLAEVSGCCTLRSRSPSDSAAYFCIYTYPRGRRGGRRRAARTFRADGAATYEENRAEAQRWATALTCLLRGLPLPGDGEIAPDLLPRPPRLLLLVNPFGGRGLAWQWCKNHVLPMISEAGLSFNLIQTERHNHARELVQGLSLSEWDGIVTVSGDGLLYEVLNGLLERPDWEEAVKTPVGILPCGSGNALAGAVNQHGGFEPALGIDLLLNCSLLLCRGGSHPLDLLSVTLASGSRCFSFLSVAWGFVSDVDIQSERFRALGSARFTLGTVLGLATLHTYRGRLSYLPATVEPASPAPAHGLPRAKSELTLAPGPAPPVAHSPLHRSVSDLPLPLPQPALTSPGSPEPLPILSLNGGGPELAGDWGGAGDAPLSPDPLLPSPPGSPKAAQLSPITEGASEMPASSGLPPPTPDARVAISAGGPPDHLLPPLGAPLPPGWVTMEGDFVLILAISPSHLGADLVAAPHARFDDGLVHLCWVRGGISRAALLRLFLAMERGSHFSLGCPQLGYAAARAFRLEPLTPRGVLTVDGEQVEYGPLQAQVHPGLGTLLTGPSGCPGREP, from the exons ATGAAAACCCAG aggcCAGAGCAGGACCTGACCTGGAGCTGGGGCCACAGGCCTAGGAGCGCCCTGGACAGGGTCAAGGCCATGGCCCCCCCACCGCCACTGCCATTGACCCCCAGCACCCCACTCCTGCATGGCGAGTTTGGCTCCTACCCAGCCCGAGGCCCACGCTTCGCCCTCACTCTCACACCACAAGCCCTGCACATACAACGGCTGCGGCCAAAGCCTGAAGCCCGGCCCCGGGGTGGCCTGGTCCTGCTGGCTGAGGTCTCAGGCTGCTGCACCCTGCGGAGCCGAAGCCCCTCGGACTCAGCAGCCTACTTCTGCATCTACACCTACCCGAGGGGCCGGCGGGGGGGCCGGCGCAGAGCTGCACGCACCTTCCGGGCCGACGGGGCGGCCACCTACGAGGAGAACCGTGCTGAGGCCCAGCGCTGGGCCACTGCCCTCACGTGTCTGCTCCGCGGACTGCCACTACCTGGGGACGGGG AAATCGCCCCCGACCTTCTGCCAAGGCCTCCCCGATTGCTCCTATTGGTCAATCCCTttggggggcggggcctggcctGGCAGTGGTGTAAGAACCATGTGCTGCCCATGATCTCTGAAGCGGGGCTGTCCTTCAACCTCATCCAGACAG AACGACATAACCATGCCCGGGAGCTGGTCCAGGGGTTGAGCCTGAGCGAGTGGGATGGCATCGTCACCGTCTCCGGAGATGGGCTGCTGTATGAG GTACTGAATGGACTCCTAGAACGCCCCGACTGGGAAGAGGCCGTGAAGACCCCCGTGGGCATCCTCCCCTGTGGCTCGGGCAACGCACTGGCAGGAGCCGTGAACCAGCACGGGGG GTTTGAGCCGGCCCTGGGCATTGACCTGCTGCTCAACTGCTCCTTGCTGCTCTGCCGGGGTGGCAGCCACCCGCTGGACCTGCTCTCCGTCACTCTGGCCTCCGGCTCCCGCTGTTTCTCCTTCCTGTCTGTGGCCTGGGGCTTTGTGTCAGATGTGGACATCCAGAGCGAGCGTTTCAGGGCCCTGGGCAGTGCTCGCTTCACGCTGGGCACGGTCCTGGGCCTCGCCACACTGCACACCTACCGCGGCCGCCTCTCCTACCTCCCTGCCACGGTGGAGCCCGCCTCACCCGCCCCTGCCCATGGCCTGCCACGTGCCAAGTCAGAGCTGACCCTAGCCCCCGGCCCAGCTCCACCCGTGGCCCACTCACCCCTGCACCGCTCAGTGTCtgacctgcccctgcccctgcctcagCCTGCCCTGACCTCCCCTGGCTCACCTGAACCCCTGCCCATCCTGTCCCTCAACGGTGGGGGCCCAGAGCTGGCTGGGGACTGGGGTGGGGCCGGGGATGCTCCACTGTCCCCAGACCCACTGCTGCCCTCGCCGCCTGGCTCCCCCAAGGCAGCTCAACTCTCACCCATCACCGAGGGGGCCTCAGAAATGCCAGCATCTTCTgggctcccacctcccacccctgatGCCCGGGTAGCCATCTCTGCTGGGGGCCCACCTGACCACCTGCTCCCTCCTCTAGGCGCTCCACTACCCCCAGGCTGGGTGACAATGGAGGGGGACTTTGTGCTTATTTTGGCCATCTCACCCAGTCACCTGGGGGCTGACCTAGTGGCAGCGCCCCACGCGCGCTTTGACGACGGCCTGGTGCACCTGTGCTGGGTGCGCGGTGGCATCTCACGGGCGGCGCTCCTGCGCCTGTTTCTGGCCATGGAGCGCGGTAGCCACTTCAGCCTGGGCTGTCCGCAGCTGGGCTACGCTGCGGCTCGTGCCTTCCGCCTTGAGCCGCTCACGCCCCGCGGCGTGCTCACGGTGGACGGGGAGCAGGTGGAGTATGGGCCATTGCAGGCGCAGGTGCATCCCGGCCTCGGTACTCTGCTCACGGGTCCTTCAGGCTGCCCTGGGCGGGAGCCTTAA
- the SPHK2 gene encoding sphingosine kinase 2 isoform X3: MAPPPPLPLTPSTPLLHGEFGSYPARGPRFALTLTPQALHIQRLRPKPEARPRGGLVLLAEVSGCCTLRSRSPSDSAAYFCIYTYPRGRRGGRRRAARTFRADGAATYEENRAEAQRWATALTCLLRGLPLPGDGEIAPDLLPRPPRLLLLVNPFGGRGLAWQWCKNHVLPMISEAGLSFNLIQTERHNHARELVQGLSLSEWDGIVTVSGDGLLYEVLNGLLERPDWEEAVKTPVGILPCGSGNALAGAVNQHGGFEPALGIDLLLNCSLLLCRGGSHPLDLLSVTLASGSRCFSFLSVAWGFVSDVDIQSERFRALGSARFTLGTVLGLATLHTYRGRLSYLPATVEPASPAPAHGLPRAKSELTLAPGPAPPVAHSPLHRSVSDLPLPLPQPALTSPGSPEPLPILSLNGGGPELAGDWGGAGDAPLSPDPLLPSPPGSPKAAQLSPITEGASEMPASSGLPPPTPDARVAISAGGPPDHLLPPLGAPLPPGWVTMEGDFVLILAISPSHLGADLVAAPHARFDDGLVHLCWVRGGISRAALLRLFLAMERGSHFSLGCPQLGYAAARAFRLEPLTPRGVLTVDGEQVEYGPLQAQVHPGLGTLLTGPSGCPGREP, from the exons ATGGCCCCCCCACCGCCACTGCCATTGACCCCCAGCACCCCACTCCTGCATGGCGAGTTTGGCTCCTACCCAGCCCGAGGCCCACGCTTCGCCCTCACTCTCACACCACAAGCCCTGCACATACAACGGCTGCGGCCAAAGCCTGAAGCCCGGCCCCGGGGTGGCCTGGTCCTGCTGGCTGAGGTCTCAGGCTGCTGCACCCTGCGGAGCCGAAGCCCCTCGGACTCAGCAGCCTACTTCTGCATCTACACCTACCCGAGGGGCCGGCGGGGGGGCCGGCGCAGAGCTGCACGCACCTTCCGGGCCGACGGGGCGGCCACCTACGAGGAGAACCGTGCTGAGGCCCAGCGCTGGGCCACTGCCCTCACGTGTCTGCTCCGCGGACTGCCACTACCTGGGGACGGGG AAATCGCCCCCGACCTTCTGCCAAGGCCTCCCCGATTGCTCCTATTGGTCAATCCCTttggggggcggggcctggcctGGCAGTGGTGTAAGAACCATGTGCTGCCCATGATCTCTGAAGCGGGGCTGTCCTTCAACCTCATCCAGACAG AACGACATAACCATGCCCGGGAGCTGGTCCAGGGGTTGAGCCTGAGCGAGTGGGATGGCATCGTCACCGTCTCCGGAGATGGGCTGCTGTATGAG GTACTGAATGGACTCCTAGAACGCCCCGACTGGGAAGAGGCCGTGAAGACCCCCGTGGGCATCCTCCCCTGTGGCTCGGGCAACGCACTGGCAGGAGCCGTGAACCAGCACGGGGG GTTTGAGCCGGCCCTGGGCATTGACCTGCTGCTCAACTGCTCCTTGCTGCTCTGCCGGGGTGGCAGCCACCCGCTGGACCTGCTCTCCGTCACTCTGGCCTCCGGCTCCCGCTGTTTCTCCTTCCTGTCTGTGGCCTGGGGCTTTGTGTCAGATGTGGACATCCAGAGCGAGCGTTTCAGGGCCCTGGGCAGTGCTCGCTTCACGCTGGGCACGGTCCTGGGCCTCGCCACACTGCACACCTACCGCGGCCGCCTCTCCTACCTCCCTGCCACGGTGGAGCCCGCCTCACCCGCCCCTGCCCATGGCCTGCCACGTGCCAAGTCAGAGCTGACCCTAGCCCCCGGCCCAGCTCCACCCGTGGCCCACTCACCCCTGCACCGCTCAGTGTCtgacctgcccctgcccctgcctcagCCTGCCCTGACCTCCCCTGGCTCACCTGAACCCCTGCCCATCCTGTCCCTCAACGGTGGGGGCCCAGAGCTGGCTGGGGACTGGGGTGGGGCCGGGGATGCTCCACTGTCCCCAGACCCACTGCTGCCCTCGCCGCCTGGCTCCCCCAAGGCAGCTCAACTCTCACCCATCACCGAGGGGGCCTCAGAAATGCCAGCATCTTCTgggctcccacctcccacccctgatGCCCGGGTAGCCATCTCTGCTGGGGGCCCACCTGACCACCTGCTCCCTCCTCTAGGCGCTCCACTACCCCCAGGCTGGGTGACAATGGAGGGGGACTTTGTGCTTATTTTGGCCATCTCACCCAGTCACCTGGGGGCTGACCTAGTGGCAGCGCCCCACGCGCGCTTTGACGACGGCCTGGTGCACCTGTGCTGGGTGCGCGGTGGCATCTCACGGGCGGCGCTCCTGCGCCTGTTTCTGGCCATGGAGCGCGGTAGCCACTTCAGCCTGGGCTGTCCGCAGCTGGGCTACGCTGCGGCTCGTGCCTTCCGCCTTGAGCCGCTCACGCCCCGCGGCGTGCTCACGGTGGACGGGGAGCAGGTGGAGTATGGGCCATTGCAGGCGCAGGTGCATCCCGGCCTCGGTACTCTGCTCACGGGTCCTTCAGGCTGCCCTGGGCGGGAGCCTTAA
- the DBP gene encoding D site-binding protein isoform X1, whose amino-acid sequence MARPVSDRTPAPLLLGSPTGAPPGGGALLGLRSLLQGTSKPKEPASCLLKEKERKAAPPAATVPGPGLEPAGPADASAGAVVGGGSPRGRPGAAPGPGLLAPLLWERTLPFGDVEYVDLDAFLLEHGLPPSPPPPGGPSPAPSPVRTPAPSPGPGSCGSASPRSSPGHAPARAALGAAGGHRAGLTSRDTPSPVDPDTVEVLMTFEPDPADLALSSIPGHETFDPRRHRFSEEELKPQPIMKKARKIQVPEEQKDEKYWSRRYKNNEAAKRSRDARRLKENQISVRAAFLEKENALLRQEVVAVRQELSHYRAVLSRYQAQHGAL is encoded by the exons ATGGCGCGGCCCGTGAGCGACAGGACTCCGGCCCCCCTGCTGCTGGGCAGCCCGACCGGGGCCCCCCCTGGCGGGGGAGCGCTGCTTGGGCTGCGGAGCCTTCTGCAGGGGACCAGCAAGCCCAAAGAGCCAGCCAGCT GTCTGCTGAAGGAAAAGGAGCGCAAGGCGGCCCCGCCGGCAGCCACGGTCCCCGGGCCGGGCCTGGAGCCAGCGGGACCTGCGGATGCCTCAGCTGGGGCGGTAGTGGGCGGCGGGTCCCCACGGGGACGCCCTGGGGCTGCGCCCGGCCCGGGTCTGTTGGCGCCGCTACTGTGGGAGCGGAcgctgccgttcggcgacgtggAGTACGTGGACCTGGACGCCTTCCTGCTGGAGCATGGGCTCCCTCCCAGCCCGCCGCCCCCCGGCGGCCCGTCGCCAGCGCCCTCGCCCGTGCGCACACCTGCACCCTCCCCAGGGCCCGGCTCCTGCGGCTCGGCTTCCCCTCGCTCCTCGCCCGGGCACGCCCCCGCCCGGGCTGCCCTCGGGGCCGCCGGCGGCCACCGCGCAG GCCTGACCTCTCGGGACACACCCAGCCCTGTGGACCCAGACACGGTGGAGGTGCTGATGACCTTTGAACCTGACCCAGCTGATTTAGCCCTGTCAAGTATTCCCGGCCATGAGACCTTTGACCCTCGGAGACATCGCTTCTCAGAGGAGGAACTTAAGCCCCAGCCAATCATGAAGAAGGCACGGAAGATCCAGGTGCCAGAGGAGCAGAAG GATGAGAAGTATTGGAGCCGGCGGTACAAGAATAACGAGGCAGCCAAGCGGTCCCGCGACGCCCGGAGGCTCAAGGAGAACCAGATATCGGTGCGGGCGGCCTTCCTGGAGAAGGAGAACGCCCTGCTACGGCAGGAGGTGGTGGCCGTGCGCCAGGAGCTGTCCCACTACCGCGCCGTGCTGTCCCGCTACCAGGCCCAGCACGGAGCCCTGTGA
- the DBP gene encoding D site-binding protein isoform X2, with translation MARPVSDRTPAPLLLGSPTGAPPGGGALLGLRSLLQGTSKPKEPASCLLKEKERKAAPPAATVPGPGLEPAGPADASAGAVVGGGSPRGRPGAAPGPGLLAPLLWERTLPFGDVEYVDLDAFLLEHGLPPSPPPPGGPSPAPSPVRTPAPSPGPGSCGSASPRSSPGHAPARAALGAAGGHRAGLTSRDTPSPVDPDTVEVLMTFEPDPADLALSSIPGHETFDPRRHRFSEEELKPQPIMKKARKIQVPEEQKCFPTHPG, from the exons ATGGCGCGGCCCGTGAGCGACAGGACTCCGGCCCCCCTGCTGCTGGGCAGCCCGACCGGGGCCCCCCCTGGCGGGGGAGCGCTGCTTGGGCTGCGGAGCCTTCTGCAGGGGACCAGCAAGCCCAAAGAGCCAGCCAGCT GTCTGCTGAAGGAAAAGGAGCGCAAGGCGGCCCCGCCGGCAGCCACGGTCCCCGGGCCGGGCCTGGAGCCAGCGGGACCTGCGGATGCCTCAGCTGGGGCGGTAGTGGGCGGCGGGTCCCCACGGGGACGCCCTGGGGCTGCGCCCGGCCCGGGTCTGTTGGCGCCGCTACTGTGGGAGCGGAcgctgccgttcggcgacgtggAGTACGTGGACCTGGACGCCTTCCTGCTGGAGCATGGGCTCCCTCCCAGCCCGCCGCCCCCCGGCGGCCCGTCGCCAGCGCCCTCGCCCGTGCGCACACCTGCACCCTCCCCAGGGCCCGGCTCCTGCGGCTCGGCTTCCCCTCGCTCCTCGCCCGGGCACGCCCCCGCCCGGGCTGCCCTCGGGGCCGCCGGCGGCCACCGCGCAG GCCTGACCTCTCGGGACACACCCAGCCCTGTGGACCCAGACACGGTGGAGGTGCTGATGACCTTTGAACCTGACCCAGCTGATTTAGCCCTGTCAAGTATTCCCGGCCATGAGACCTTTGACCCTCGGAGACATCGCTTCTCAGAGGAGGAACTTAAGCCCCAGCCAATCATGAAGAAGGCACGGAAGATCCAGGTGCCAGAGGAGCAGAAG TGCTTTCCCACCCATCCAGGATGA